A single region of the Populus nigra chromosome 2, ddPopNigr1.1, whole genome shotgun sequence genome encodes:
- the LOC133681432 gene encoding NADH dehydrogenase [ubiquinone] iron-sulfur protein 5-B, whose translation MASGWGITGNKGRCYDFWMDFSECMSQCREPKDCAFLREDYLECLHHSKEFQRRNRIYKEEQRKLRAASQKAGGGDGKDNHH comes from the exons ATGGCATCCGGGTGGGGAATCACAGGAAACAAAGGCAGGTGCTACGATTTTTGGATGGATTTCAGCGAGTGCATGTCTCAATGCAGAGAGCCCAAGGACTGCGCTTTCCTCCGTGAAGATTACCTCGAGTGCCTCCACCACTCCAAAGAG TTCCAACGAAGAAATCGAATTTACAAGGAGGAACAGCGCAAACTAAGAGCTGCTTCTCAGAAAGCGGGCGGTGGAGATGGCAAAGATAACCATCATTGA
- the LOC133681845 gene encoding peter Pan-like protein: MARLRNKNRKMFVKPTSKKKQADVDHITGDKIPKSFVFARGKLPGPLRQLQMNLRKLMLPFTALKLKEKKRNSLKDFLNVAGPMGVTHFLMLSKTETAPYLRVARTPQGPTLTFKIHEYSLAVDVAQSQLRPRCPQDLFKNAPLIVLSGFGSGEQHLKLTTVMFQNIFPAIDVNTVKLSSCQRIVLLNYNKDTKLIDFRHYSIRLQPVGVSRRLRKFVQNRQVPDLRNLQDVSDFVSKAGYGSESEGDDEAATVTLANDLGRVNKASTKSAVKLQEIGPRMTLQLVKIEEGLCSGGVIFSEYGTASENGQEKNKNNGEDDNDDVEENDEDSD, encoded by the exons ATGGCTCGTTTACGAAAT AAAAATAGGAAGATGTTCGTGAAGCCAACATCGAAAAAGAAACAGGCCGACGTGGATCATATCACTGGTGATAAGATCCCTAAGAGCTTTGTTTTTGCAAGAGGGAAGTTGCCTGGCCCGCTCAGGCAACTTCAGATGAACTTGAGAAAGTTGATGCTTCCCTTTACTGCTCTCAAGCTCAag GAGAAGAAACGAAATAGTCTTAAGGACTTTTTGAATGTTGCCGGGCCTATGGGTGTTACCCACTTCCTTATGTTATCGAAAACCGAAACTGCACCCTATCTGAGGGTTGCAAGGACCCCACAGGGCCCAACTCTTACGTTTAAGATACATGAGTATTCATTGGCAGTTGATGTTGCTCAATCTCAATTGCGCCCTAGATGTCCACAAGATCTTTTCAAAAATGCCCCTTTG ATTGTTCTTTCTGGTTTTGGGTCTGGAGAACAACACTTAAAACTCACAACTGTGATGTTTCAGAATATCTTTCCAGCCATTGATGTTAATACT GTCAAACTTTCTTCTTGCCAGAGAATTGTGTTacttaattacaataaagaCACAAAACTTATTGATTTTCGGCATTATTCCATCAGACTCCAGCCCGTAGGTGTCTCCCGTAGACTCAGAAAGTTTGTGCAGAACCGCCAAGTCCCTGATCTTAGGAATCTCCAAGACGTGAGCGATTTTGTCTCTAA GGCTGGTTATGGATCAGAAAGTGAAGGTGATGATGAAGCAGCAACAGTAACTCTAGCAAATGATCTTGGTAGAGTCAATAAAGCTTCTACGAAAAGCGCTGTGAAGCTCCAAGAAATTGGCCCCAGAATGACTCTTCAACTTGTGAAGATTGAGGAAGGATTATGTTCTGGTGGTGTCATCTTCAGTGAATATG
- the LOC133682726 gene encoding uncharacterized protein LOC133682726, protein MPQTNPNKNQEDQSKSMVMSHNSRHSIDSCTLQLHSWRPFLDSDPPTNSKPYASSRTLPKRPCLSDRATSFPSNIDSIDISKLSLLQDDDNNNNKPIPATPAVTNSPYKRGTLRLIERKRRRRGSRSVSGRSSDRSGTWRCCSVGAAHGTCSDFPVAVGTDSSGELFVNGDANWASDVSEAKNSIKEREEKENLLGVGSAFGNLDSESGYGSEPGYRGDAEFGYGDEVDEEEDDARLLFWGHHFQDSKMEMVGENTFDPKTHHRCRRRKHDYRMVDSLR, encoded by the exons ATGcctcaaacaaaccctaataaaaatcaagaagatCAATCAAAATCGATGGTAATGTCTCACAATTCACGGCACTCCATAGACTCCTGCACTCTCCAGCTCCATTCATGGAGACCCTTTCTCGATTCCGACCCCCCCACCAATTCTAAACCCTACGCATCTTCCCGTACTCTCCCTAAACGCCCCTGCCTTTCCGATCGCGCCACTTCTTTCCCTTCTAACATCGATTCCATCGACATTTCCAAGCTCTCTCTCCTCCAAGAcgacgacaacaacaacaacaaacctATCCCCGCCACTCCCGCTGTTACCAATAGTCCCTACAAACGAGGTACCTTACGCCTTATCGAGCGCAAGAGGCGACGCAGAGGATCCCGGTCCGTGTCCGGCCGGAGCTCCGATAGAAGTGGAACCTGGCGGTGTTGCTCTGTTGGTGCGGCTCATGGGACTTGCTCGGATTTCCCTGTGGCGGTGGGGACGGACTCTAGTGGGGAGCTGTTTGTGAATGGGGATGCGAATTGGGCGTCGGATGTAAGTGAAGCCAAGAATTCGATAAAAGAGAGGGAGGAGAAAGAGAATTTGTTGGGAGTGGGTAGTGCTTTTGGGAATTTGGATAGTGAGTCTGGGTATGGGAGTGAACCTGGGTATCGGGGGGATGCTGAGTTTGGTTATGGAGATGAGGTTGATGAGGAAGAGGATGATGCCAGGCTGTTATTTTGGGGACACCATTTTCAAG ATTCTAAGATGGAAATGGTTGGAGAGAACACATTTGATCCAAAAACCCATCACAGATGTCGTCGCAGGAAGCATGATTATAGAATGGTTGACTCATTGAGATAA
- the LOC133682727 gene encoding pectinesterase inhibitor 6: protein MRTISILIIFLFLSWLTCAPSWGSDNGDTYVREACSVTRYHDLCMHSLASFSHTAGRSPSKWARAGVSVTIGEAKNASQYLNKLKKDRIMRGRNRIALSDCIECFQDANDNLHKSLGILRKLDATNFDTQMGDLTTWLSAALTDEDTCLDGFEDQSSKQVKMLQNQVSRVTYITSNALALVNKLAAAGLGSLNGP, encoded by the coding sequence ATGAGAACTATCTCCATTctcatcattttccttttcctttcatgGCTAACATGTGCTCCGAGCTGGGGTTCTGACAACGGGGACACTTATGTTCGAGAAGCATGCAGTGTGACTAGATATCATGACCTTTGCATGCACTCACTAGCATCCTTTTCGCACACTGCTGGGAGAAGTCCCAGCAAGTGGGCACGAGCTGGGGTTTCGGTGACAATAGGCGAGGCTAAGAATGCTAGTCAGTATCTgaataaattgaagaaagacAGAATCATGAGAGGCAGAAACAGGATTGCCCTTTCAGATTGTATCGAGTGCTTCCAAGACGCGAATGACAATCTTCACAAATCACTTGGCATACTCAGAAAGCTTGACGCAACAAACTTCGATACACAGATGGGGGACCTAACTACATGGTTGAGTGCTGCACTCACAGATGAAGACACTTGCTTGGATGGTTTTGAAGATCAAAGCAGCAAACAAGTTAAAATGCTTCAGAATCAGGTTTCAAGAGTCACTTATATCACCAGTAATGCATTGGCTCTTGTTAACAAACTTGCAGCCGCTGGCTTGGGAAGCCTAAATGGTCCGTAG
- the LOC133682540 gene encoding UDP-glucuronic acid decarboxylase 2-like — translation MGSSELIFRGHDETQPTPDAYSPKPAKPWLFVIRPVRYLLREKRLVFFLVGMAIATVFFTILPSSSPHAHKYDPLPDSFSHISHELTTPVRYKYYEPLQVGFQSANSGGKIPLGLKRKGLRIVVTGGAGFVGSHLVDRLIARGDSVIVVDNFFTGRKENVMHHFKNPRFELIRHDVVEPLLLEVDQIYHLACPASPVHYKHNPVKTIKTNVVGTLNMLGLAKRVGARFLLTSTSEVYGDPLQHPQVETYWGNVNPIGVRSCYDEGKRTAETLAMDYHRGAGVEVRIARIFNTYGPRMCIDDGRVVSNFVAQALRKEPMTVYGDGKQTRSFQFVSDLVEGLMRLMEGEHVGPFNLGNPGEFTMLELAQVVQETIDPNARIEFRPNTEDDPHKRKPDITKAKDLLGWEPKIPLRKGLPMMVSDFRQRIFGDHKEEGTATNSSTS, via the exons ATGGGATCTTCAGAGCTTATATTTAGAGGTCACGACGAGACTCAACCAACACCTGATGCTTACTCGCCTAAACCAGCGAAGCCATGGCTCTTCGTCATCCGACCCGTTCGTTACCTGCTTCGCGAGAAGCGACTCGTCTTTTTCCTTGTTGGCATGGCTATTGCTACTGTTTTCTTCACTATCCTCCCTTCCTCTTCCCCGCACGCTCACAAATATGATCCACTCCCAGACTCTTTCTCTCACATCTCTCACGAGTTAACAACCCCTGTGCGTTACAAATACTACGAGCCCCTTCAGGTGGGATTCCAATCAGCCAATTCGGGCGGCAAGATTCCGCTTGGACTCAAAAGAAAAGGGCTCCGAATTGTCGTTACAGGTGGAGCTGGGTTTGTTGGGTCACACTTAGTGGACCGTCTGATCGCTAGAGGAGATAGCGTGATCGTGGTGGATAATTTTTTCACGGGAAGGAAAGAGAACGTGATGCATCATTTTAAGAACCCGAGATTTGAGTTGATCAGACACGATGTTGTCGAGCCACTGTTGTTAGAAGTGGACCAGATCTACCACCTTGCTTGCCCTGCATCGCCTGTCCACTACAAGCACAATCCGGTCAAGACGATAAAAACTAATGTCGTGGGCACATTGAATATGTTGGGTTTGGCTAAGAGAGTTGGTGCTCGGTTTTTGCTTACCAGTACCAGCGAGGTTTATGGTGATCCTCTACAGCATCCTCAGGTCGAGACTTACTGGGGCAACGTTAATCCCATCG GTGTCAGGAGTTGTTACGATGAAGGAAAGAGAACAGCAGAGACATTGGCTATGGACTATCACCGTGGTGCCGGTGTTGAG GTTAGGATTGCTAGAATCTTCAATACTTATGGACCCCGGATGTGCATTGATGATGGCCGTGTTGTTAGTAATTTTGTTGCTCAG GCACTGAGGAAGGAACCTATGACTGTTTATGGTGATGGGAAACAGACTAGGagttttcaatttgtttctgATTTG GTTGAGGGCCTGATGCGCCTTATGGAAGGAGAACATGTAGGGCCTTTCAATCTTGGGAATCCGGGTGAATTCACCATGCTTGAGCTTGCTCAG GTGGTCCAGGAAACCATCGATCCAAATGCAAGGATAGAGTTCAGGCCTAACACAGAAGATGACCCACACAAGAGGAAACCTGATATTACCAAGGCTAAAGATCTCCTTGGATGGGAACCCAAGATTCCCCTTCGTAAAGGTCTGCCAATGATGGTCTCAGACTTCAGGCAACGCATCTTCGGTGACCATAAGGAAGAAGGCACGGCCACCAATTCGTCAACATCTTAA